The Brassica oleracea var. oleracea cultivar TO1000 chromosome C6, BOL, whole genome shotgun sequence genomic interval TTTAGCTTCAACACACAGAAGCCACAGAGGATAAACAAATACCAAAGTGCGACCAGGAAAATAACCTTATTCAAGGGACAGAGAAGGACCCTTACCAACAGGGAGATGGAGAGGTGTCCTGAAACCAGCTTCTCCTCGACCACAATACCAACCAACTGCTCATCCCACGTCACGCCGCTGCTTCACCGTAGCTGAATCAAAGATCAACTAAGAAAAACTCTACACTCCAAGCACAATTAATCGGATTCAAACGCAGGCAAGATGATCAAAACAGAAACTGACGAAGAGGGACATAGGGCTAAAACCCAGCAGAATCCACCATGATAAATCAACAACGAACTCCAACCCGCCGGTTCAGAACCACCAGAATAACGATTCACGAACTCTTCGTCCCGGAACCTCTCCTTTGTTCAGATCCGAAGCTACCCAGAAAACTGACCACACAAACTACAATAGAAGAAGAAAACATTCGGACTGGACCGACGGTGACGCTAACGGAGCCGTCACGCGCCGGCCAGAGGAGGAGCAAAGCCGGCGGCTGTAAGTTCAGGCAGATGTGGTCGAGAAAATATTAGGTTTTTTTGGATTGCTTTTATATCCGTCTATCTTTCTCCATCTTTCTCTATTTATGATTTTTTTTCTAAAAATCCCCGATGGAGTAGCTCTTAGGCTTCTATAAAACTAGGCATGACACTAATACTTGTATATATATTTACTTATCATAATAATCAAACATTTTATTGATGCACTAATTAAAGGGTAACATTGGTAGAATGTAGCGACTAACATCTCTGTACTGAGTACACTCGGCCATGTTCAAAAAGCCGGTAGGCAGAAGTCGGGCAGTTGGCACCTAGCTAGCAATTTACTTAACATCAGAGAATAAACAGTGATTAATCGGAGAGTAATTTTTTATGTTGCACGGAAGCTTCATCGGACGTCCGCTTCCCATTTCGGAACCGGAATCGAAATTGGAACTTTGTGGAAGCTTACGTAATCTCGCTTCTAAAATGCTTCTAAAATATTCTCACGATTCCGTTTTTGAATCACGCTCCCATTCTTAAAAAAAAAACACAATGTCTTATATCAATAAAAATATAAAATTATAGTTTTAAATTTATATAAAATCCAAATTTTAATAGTATTGAATAGAGAGAATAGAAATATACAAATATTAAAATTAATACTGTAAATTATTTTTATGCATTGAGGTTTTTATTAAATATAACTCATATATTCAAATATCTTATGTCAATTAATTATAAAGTATTAAATACACTTAATATAATAATTTATTTAAAATTTAATATATGTTATTTTCACACTTTTAATATGAAATCATTTCAAAAATTATTATAAATGAATAAATGCTTTATTATAAATTTAAATCATATAATTTTTAGTTCTAGATTTTTTTTTTAATTTTTTTATATATATACATATATGGATACGCTTCCAACGCGTACCCGTTTCTTTCTTTTTTAAAATCTCGCTTTTGCGCTTCCATTCTCTTCCGATTCCACGTACCCGCTTCCGTTTCCATTTAGCATAGGTAATTTTAAAATATCTGGCTGTTATATATTCTCATCTAATTTTGGTAACTAAATTATATTAATTTTAAAACTCGGTTAACGCAGCGCATTTTGAAGCATGTAATTTCTGAATTATACAACGATATTGTAATTGAGCGAAAGGGACTACGAGTAGAAACTAGTTTAGTAGATGGGAATCCCTGTTCTAAAACTCAGCGGCGTAGGCGATTTAGCGGCCGAGAAATCGCTGAGTAACCGTGGCGAACTGAAGTTAAGTGTTCAAAAAATCGGATTTAAAAAAAAAACTAAAATTTCACTCATTTGGACTTGTAAATCGAATCATCTACCTAAGATATATGAAGTTTAAGCAAAAATAACAAGAAAAACAAAGAAAAATGCTTTAGAAGTCATGAAAATCAGACAGCCATCGCGTAATAAAGTTCCAGGGAAACAAAAACCTAAGAGCATGATTATTGGGAGATTCTTAGGGTGGAGTTCTTAGCGGAACGTAAGAACCAATCTCTTAACTTTTAACTAAAAAAGCTAAGAACCGGTTCTTAAATAAGAGTTTTAAGAGCATGTTTATTGTAGGTCTCTTAGGTTGGGTCTCTTAGCGTAATATAAGATACAGTCTCTTAGTTTTTAACTTAAAAAGCTAAGAGATCCACTACAAGAAAAATGGCTTTCCTTAGCGGCCGAAAAACGCTATCTAAAGATTTTATAGCGGTTTTACAAGTGTTGTATCATCGCCCGTCATAATAGATCAGTCACTTTAGATAGCGGTTTTTGGCACTGCTATGTTATTGTGATAAACTATAACGTTTTTTTATGTGCAATTAAAAATTCTTAAATAGCGTTTTCTTTTTGTTATTATTCAAATTAAAATTAATTTATTTAAATAGTTATTTATTTTAAAATTATTTATTTTAAATTTATTTATTTTCCGTTAATTATCTCAAAATAAAACATAATAAGTTGTTTTTATTAAACAATAAAAATTACATTCGATATAAAATAATAATTGGTTTACACTAAACCAAATTTTGTAAAAATTAAACCTAATCTTAATTAGACCTAATTCAAGACCTAATCTTCTTGGGCCTGCCTCCTCACCAGCTTCTCTGTCGCCTCCTCGCCCCAAGCCCCATGACCACCACCTCTTATCTCTTCTCCATCACCTCGTAGCCGCAAACCCAATGACCACCACTGCGTAGATGTCCCCCCCCCTCTTGCTTCTCGGAATCCGCTCAACCTGACGGAGCAGACAAGATTCGGTGAAAACTAACAGTCTCCGTTCGTCGGGTGGGCCTTGAGCGATGGTTCCCTACGAAAGATCCAGTGTCTTGGTGTCTCGTCGGTCGATGGTGGTTGCCTCCGTTCGAGGACGATGGGGTTCTAGGGTTTGTCTCCGACGGCGTTGATTCTTCTCATGAACCGGAGCTGTGGAAGGCGTGTTCTTCCTCGGACTTTGAGCGGCGACTCTGCAAAGCAAGATACAGAGGTTAGGGTTTTGGGAACCGACGTTCTTTCGATTTCGGGTGATTTGAGGCCGCGGGACTATCCGTGGTGGCAAAATCTCTGAGGATTCTCTTGACAGAGCTTGGCTGTTCTTGGACGCCCCGTTTCGGTGAAGTCACGAATGCGATTTGCAGGTGACTGGTGGTGGTGAGAGAAGACGGTGGCGAATGGGAGAGATGGTGGACATTACGCCATGGATGAACGCGATGTGCAGAGAGAAAAGAAAGATGTATTTTGTTTTGTTTAGATGAAGTGAGATTGTGATAAAAAAAAAGAAGAAAGAAAAAAGATGAAGTGAGATAGAGAGAAAAGAGTACAGAGTAAGATAGATGAGAAATAATACATTGATTCTTAGCCATTGATTTATGTAATCCAGTTGCCCAAAATAGTGATCCAGGATTTCAAAGAATCAACCAATACGAAAGGAGCACCAAGATAATAAGTTTTGACCTTTAGATCATAAACTAATCAATGGCCCAAGAAAAACAACACAACCTTTATTTTATCTATAGTTGTTTTAGAAATTGTTTGAACTTAAAAAATTAGATAACATATTTAACTTGTTTCAAATATAAACTTGCGGATTTGAATTTTGTGGTTATATTGAAGAGAAAAACTGATTTGTTAGTTTTGTGTTTATGTTAAAACAAATAGAATATGAATTTTAAGGTTTTAAGGTTTTAAGTGTATTGGGTTTGTTTAGGGTTTAAGAGTTTAAGGTTTGAGTTGAATTCTGTGAATACACATATAATAAATGTATTTTGGTTTTAACGTGTATGTTTTTAGGATTGAAAATTTAAAACTATTAGATATGAAGTTTACGATTTTAGATTTAAAGATTATGTATGACATAGAGTTTGGATTTAGTGAATATAGGGTTTGGTGTTTAATTTGAAAAAGTTTAAGTTTATAATTTTATATTTAAGATTTGGAGTTTAAGTTATAAAACATTATAAAGACTATTAGTGTATTAGAATTTAAGATTTGTGTTTAGAGTATAGGGTTTAAAAACTTGTTTAGGGTTTAGGGATTTAAAAAGTTAAACATAGCGTTTTTAATTATGTGCTATTAAAAATATGCTATCATAGCGTTTCAAAATATACAAATGCTATATAAAATTATGAGGTATGTCAACCATAGCAGAAAAGTAAAAAATGCTATCCTCTACTGCTATCAAAACCCTTTTTTCTTGTAGTGAGACGTCTCTTAAATAAGAGATATAAGAGACGTCTTTTAGTTTTTTTAGTTAAAAGCTAAGAGACCGTATCTTATATTACGGTAAAAGACCCAACCTAAGAAACCTGCAATAAACATGCTATAAGAGCCGGTTCTTAACTTTTTTAGTAAAAGTTAAGAGACGAGTTCTTATATTCCGCTAAGAACCCCCCCCCCCAATAATCANNNNNNNNNNNNNNNNNNNNNNNNNNNNNNNNNNNNNNNNNNNNNNNNNNNNNNNNNNNNNNNNNNNNNNNNNNNNNNNNNNNNNNNNNNNNNNNNNNNNNNNNNNNNNNNNNNNNNNNNNNNNNNNNNNNNNNNNNNNNNNNNNNNNNNNNNNNNNNNNNNNNNNNNNNNNNNNNNNNNNNNNNNNNNNNNNNNNNNNNNNNNNNNNNNNNNNNNNNNNNNNNCCCAATAATCATGACGTGCAGCATGCGAGCTTCGAAGCCGGGTTGGGAAGTTATTAAAGAACAAAACCGACCACTGCACCACACTGTTTTTACGGTATTCATTAGAACTATGTCATATATAACAAAACAAATCGCCGATTAATCCACGTTTAATCCCCGATTAATTGATTCGGCGCTAGGCCCTACCCGACCGCACGCGTTACGCCTAGCGTAGTTTCGAACAAGGATGGGAATATAAGAGAATAGACTTTATACTTAATCCAACAAGAGTATCATGACAATATTCTAACATATGTACAATAGGCTCATTTAAGAAGATAACATTATATATGTATGTTCCATTCTACTAGCCTGATGATTAATTCTCTAAATAAGATGACAAAATATAGATTTTCCATTCTATAATAATGTAAAATCAAGCTAGATTCGAACATCGTTTGAAATAAGAGAGCTGCTCATTGTGGCTAAACCGAAAACTGCTGGCAACTCCACAGATCCGCGGAATCCAAACCATTGATAGATGTACTAGTTTCCCCACAACCGTAAACAGCCTCATGATGATGATGGTGTTCCTCTGCAAAGACCAACATTTCCTGCCACACCAATTGCAAGTCACTCTCCGTTGACGAACCATGATGGTGATTTTCTTCCTCTTCCTTCATCGAGGTCATCAAACTAGGACTCTGGATCTCTTCAGAATCCGTGATGATCTCATCATGATGAATACAAGGCTTGATTTTGGGTGTTACTTCGTTGGTATTACACGTGTGATTTCCGATGTATGTGATGCTGAACATCCTGGGTTCAGACTCTAGCTTCTGCACTTGCTTTGTTGCCTTGCACCCTTGAGTGTATTTGTGTGTGCACCTAAAGTAACTTCTGCAAAACATTAATGAACAAAAGAAAAATTTAGACCAGATGTATATTCCACAATCAATTAAATCCAGACAACATAGATGGTAGATATAAATGCGGTCGATGTATAATAATGCTCCACCAACATGAATATTATACATACGTCTTTTTATATTGGTGATGAATATAAGTGTAAAAATAACCTTGGGAATTTGGCATTAAGAATCTGTTTTTGTCCATATTTCCTCCAAGAAAATGTGTCCTCAAGTACGGTAGACTCTACAGTCCACGTCTCTGATTTCTTCCTGCTCAAAATGTTGTGAACTTATAAATAAAACATTTGGCGTTTTATGTAATTATTAGTCTTGGAACCAAAGCTAAATATCTTGTTTGTTTGTGGACCAAGCACATTACTAGATCTTAAATGATCGCCTTCTTTATTAGTATCCAAATCAATTGATTTATATTGTATGACCATTATAAACAAAATAAAATGACAAAGGATATTATATTAAACTCCATATCACTATGGTAAATAAGTACAAAAAAAAAAGATATACTACCTTATAACCTAGTGGTATTTACTAATACCACAACCCTGTCATAATAAACTTGGATTCAAAACTCTTGCGTGTGTGAATTGTAGTCCGGTAATTGGAGAAATAATATGTAAAGGGATAGAGCTAATTCACTTGTCACTGATTGATTTAAGTCAGAGGCTGTGGAAACTTAACACGGTAACAAAAACTAAGCGTGAGAAGGTGAAACTTACTTTCTCTTGTAGCATCCTCTTTTACCCTTAACTGGTCCCAATCTTTTCTGACTATCGCCAGAATCCTCAAGCTTGCCGTCGTTGTCGCAGGAAGCATTTTGAGAGCCTTCGGCGGCTGTGACGAGATCAGAGGGGGAGATGGGTTCGAAGGAATCAAGAGCAGAGATTGTGTCACTGATAGACCCCAATATTTTCTCCACGAGATCCTTCGCTGGACCCAAATCCGACCCGTCTTGAGAGAGGAGTTGCTGAACCTTAGTGGTCATCTCGTGGCATTGAAGAAGTTGGTCCCTAACTTTTAGCTTTATTGCTTTGTTATTACTAGCAATATCCATTTTGTTGAATCTGAGGGAGTTTTTGGTGGTTTTAATGTTTTCCTCTCTTGGTGTGGGCTATATGATTAAAAGGGAGGAGAAGTGTGTGTGTAAATATAATGGAGAAAAGAAACTTGTAATGATGAGATCTTTTCTTTTGTTGGATTGCTTTGATTTTTTTGGAGAGAGAGGAAGATGTGAGGAAATGAGAAGGAAGAGAGAGAGAGATGGACAAAGACAAGAGAATGCGATGAAACTTATCCCTTTTTCATTTGCTTAGGGGAGCTTCATGACGTTGCATGAGTGACTTGGTGATGATGTCACTCTCACCTTAATGAGAAGGGAAAACAAGTTTTGCTTACTTAGGGTTATTCAATTATTTCTATAAGCCTTGGATCAAAATTCTTATTCTCATTGATTTCATATGGTTTTCGAAATAGAATCCAACTCTTATTTGATCTAGTAAGATAATGATTACATTACTTGAATATATTTACAACAATAAGTTTTTCTTGGGGTCACATTTTGAATAGTACTTTTATATATGGCAATTACTAGAATTCCATAATTTTATATATCTAAAAGCGTTTGTTTATTGGCCCAGCTCATCTAAGCATGAAAGAATCATATGAATAGTTTATTTTTTATCTCTAGCTATAACTCATTCGCTTTCCAATTAGACTAACCTATCAGCTCAATTCAATAATATAAAATACGAGTATCAAAGCTAAACTTTTCTACACTATTTTTCTTTTCTAGAAGCTATTTTATATTGGTCTTGATTATAATAGAATTTATAATGACACGAACACTTTCGGTGAAAGGTTTTTCCTTTTGCTCAGAATCACTGTTTGATCCAATTTCTCGGAAAAGTTTTAGTTAGGCATAATATTCTCTTAATATAGAATATAAGTTAGTTTCGTGAAAAGGCAACTATTTATCATGAATTTTTATACTTATTTTTTGTGTGGTAGAAGTGGTAGACTCAGTGGTCGGTCCCTCACTATCTCAGTGCATCATCACACACGTTCTCTTCGCTTAGAGATGTCTAATTGTCTTGTGACCGGCCCCTCCCTCCTTGAATCAAATTTTAATTAGAGATTGGCGATAGTTATGTAAGATAAAATATATTTGACTGATAGAAAAATGATAAAATAGTAAATCTAGACTACAATTTGTAAGTGTTAATCAATTTTGAGTTATATCATCTTTAATGTATTACTCCAGTATTATTTAAAAATAAAATAATTATATAGTGAAATTGAATTTCCCTCAAATCCTATTTCATTTTGAAATAATAAATAGAGAATGAGTAAAATAAACTATTACACCATTTAAGGAATAGTTTCATTTTCTATTATTTAGTAGAGAATAGAGTAAAGTTAAAAAAAAAAAACTTTTTACTTCAAACTCTATTTTAAAATAAAAATAGAATATGGTTGAAAATGATTTTTAGGCAGATATATGACTTAATTTAGTTGCATTATAATTCAGATGAATTGTGAAAACTCACAATGAATTTACGATTTTGAATTTACGATTTTTTTTTTAGATTGAGATAAAACATTATGTAGGGGGTTTTACTAGACTCGTCACTACAAGAAAACAGGGGGATTCTGATGGCCGAAATCGTCAGAAATTCGTCGGAATAGACCGATTCCGACGAATTTCTGACGAACCAATTCGTAGGTATCTTTTTGTCGGAAAAAAAGTATTCGTCGGAATTTCATCAGACCTTCCGACGACTTTCTGACGAATACCGAGAAACGTCATTCTGACGAACTTCCGACGATATTNNNNNNNNNNNNNNNNNNNNNNNNNNNNNNNNNNNNNNNNNNNNNNNNNNNNNNNNNNNNNNNNNNGTTCCTCGGACTATTCCGACGAACGTAATCCTCGGAAAATACCGACGGACTATGGTTCGTCGAAAGATACCGACAGACAATGGTTCGTCGGATTTTTTCGAGGAATCCTCTCCGTCGGTATTTTCCGACGAACCATAGTCCGTCGGTATATTCCGACGCCCACAATTCGTCGGAATATATCAATTTTTAAAACGAATTAATTTTGCATTTTTATATATATATTTTTATATTAAAAATTAATTAATAAATAAATAAAATCTAAAATTTAAAACTAATAATATTATAGAATTCATACAAACCGAAATAGAAAAAAACATTCAGAAAGTTTAAAATGCATACAAACCGAAATAGAAAAAAACATTCAGAAAGTTTAAAATGCATACAAACCGAAATAGAAAAAAAACATTNNNNNNNNNNNNNNNNNNNNNNNNNNNNNNNNNNNNNNNNNNNNNNNNNNNNNNNNNNNNNNNNNNNNNNNNNNNNNNNNNNNNNNNNNNNNNNNNNNNNNNNNNNNNNCATAAAGCTTTAAAAAGCAGAAAAAAACTAAGAACTCGAAGACAACAAACGATCTAGCTTATGCATTATCTCGGTGTTGAACTTCTTCTGGGATGCCAGCTCATCAAGGATAGTGGCATTCTCCGAACGGATAGTGGCATTCTCAGAAAGGATAGTGGTGTTCTGCTCCTCCAATGCCCCCAATCCGTTCATCTTTGTCATGTAGCTCCTCGAGAACCATGGGATCGGCATACGGAGCTTGCGAAGAANNNNNNNNNNNNNNNNNNNNNNNNNNNNNNNNNNNNNNNNNNNNNNNNNNNNNNNNNNNNNNNNNNNNNNNNNNNNNNNNNNNNNNNNNNNNNNNNNNNNNNNNNNNNNNNNNNNNNNNNNNNNNNNNNNNNNNNNNNNNNNNNNNNNNNNNNNNNNNNNNNNNNNNNNNNNNNNNNNNNNNNNNNNNNNNNNNNNNNNNNNNNNNNNNNNNNNNNNNNNNNNNNNNNNNNNNNNNNNNNNNNNNNNNNNNNNNNNNNNNNNNNNNNNNNNNNNNNNNNNNNNNNNNNNNNGTGTCCTGATAACGAGGTTTCCCACAAAATTTGCATACATTCCGTGTCTCATCCGCTCTCTAGTAGATCATGCAGTTGTCAATACATACATCTATCACTTCATACGGTAGTTGAAGACCTGCAACAAGTTTCTGAACCTCGTAGTATGAACCCGGTGCAAGGTTATCCTCAGGTAGAATACCTTTGACAAAATCAGTAATCGCATCCATACATTCTTCAGCCAAATTATAGTCTGTCTTAATACCCATTAATCTAGTTGCAGATGATAAGACTGAATGACCATCTCTACAATTTTGATACAAAGGTTGTTTTCCTGCATCCAACATGTCAAAAAATCTCCTAGACTCGGGGTTTGGTTCTTCCCCTCTATAATGATCATGTACCATCTGCTCAGTACCTACACCATAATCTATATCCGTTCTAGATTCTTCTAACCTAATATCAGGTTGAGGTTCACTAACAGGCTGAGGTTCGCTAGTACTACCATATTCATAACCAGTTTCCCCATGAAGGTACCAAACTTTATAATTACGTGAAAACCCTTTCATATACAAATGAGTCCAAACCTCAAATTCTTTTATAACCTTATTATTATTGCAAGAAGAGCAGGGACATCTTAACATACCACTTTTTGCATCCGGTTGCTGTTGAACAAGCCTCATGAATTCTCCAATCCCTTGAACGTATTCTTTCGTAAGCAAATCGGTGTTGAGATCCAAATGAGGTTTATCCATCCACGAACGATAATAAACTTCTGAAGACATGATTTTCACGGAATTGTTATGACTAAAGAGAATGAAGAGAGAATGAAGTGTGAATGAGTTGAATGAGGAGGGGTTGTATTTATAGGAAATTGCTTACGGCCATCCGACGACTTTCCGACGAAATTCCGACGGATGTAAAGCAGTCCGTCGGAATACCGTCTGTATTTTCCAATCTCAAACGGCTATACAATGGTCATATATATTTGTCGGCAACGGTCACATGGTTCGTCGGAAATTCGTCGGAAAATTCCGACGGAATACCGACGACGGTAACGGTTATATCTGTTAATCGGAATGTCGTCGGAAGTTCGTCGGTAAATTCCGACGAATTTCCGACAACTACAACGGTTACATGTTTTATCGGAATGTCGTCGAAAAGTCGTCGGAAAATTCCGACAAGCCATGTTTCGTCGGAAATGGCCGGCGGAATTCCGACGACTTCAAATTTTTGGTTTTTGTCAAGAATTGGTCGGAAATCCGTCACAAACGTCCGACGACATTGAAGTCCGTCGGAACCTCCGTCGGAATTCGGCGTGTTTTCTTGTAGTGCGTGGACAAGTAATGCAAATAATCAAATTATTGTATATAATCTCTGAAACTATACTATTAGAATTATGTAAACATGAACTTTCCTTTTCTTGTTGACACCTTTCTATACCTCCAGTCGACAACATTCCTATACTTGCTTAATATTTTTTTGAAAATGTATATCCACTAAGATTTAATGTCACATGACAGGAAGTTGCTACGCCAAGTTGATAGTACGAATATCCAAAAAGGGGTTGATGGGGTTTCAGATATTTTTTTTGTTTCATTATGATTCTACCACTTTTTATAAACCTATTTGTGATGAAAGTTTCATGTTACCGCTACTATATAGTTTCTATTAATCAAAGTTTTAGTTGATAAAAATTGTGTGCCTGATTTTTACATGTTTTCGTCATTCCATTATAATTAAAGTTTTTTTTATTGTCGATTATATACACACTGATCGGCTTCAAAAACTCTACAAACGTTAGATACGTCAATTGATTTGATGATCTCCGAAAAATTCAACTCTTGAGTTGATATAAGAATTCTTTTCGCAACGATAAGAAAATGTAAATAAGTAATTTTTTTACCACCGAATTTAAAAAAAAAATAGATTTTGAGATTTTCTCTTTGTGAGGTCTTATAGTACACTAGTTGAAGTATGAACTACAAAAATATGGTTATTGGTCCACCAATCCAGAATACAAATTAATTAAATTGTAACTAACTATTGACTAATGGCTCAAGTAATAATGTAAAAATATCGTTAAAAGGTCAAAATATTATGCTAAATTACTAATTAAGAAATGATTTTAGTTTTTTTTGTTATTTTGGTGGATAGCTACCACATATATAGATATAGTACACTAGATCTTCAGACGCCAATAACTCCTCTCCACATTTGTGAGCAGATTCATAAATGAGATTCGTCATAAATACTCGAAAGTGTAGTTGTTGCGTCTCAACTATTTTCAATAATGCAAAAAGTTGGTTTTCTAGCGGAAGTTAAATGTAAAGTAAAACAGTAGGAAAATTTATTATTTGAAACTTACTATATAATGTCGTTGTAATTATTTTTTGACATGATTACTAAATTTATTAGGCCAGCATTTTTGTTCAGAGTTATTCTTAACCGATTCATCAACCGGTAGGATTTCATTAATTCAAATTCGATATATTTTAAAAAAGAAACAAAATATTATCGAGTTATATTATGTTTTTAAAATATAAAAATAAAAAAATAGCAGTTATAGAAAAAAGAATTAAAAAAAAAAAATTTAACGTCGTCAGCAAAACACTAAACCCTAAATCCTAATCCCTAAACCCTAAATCCTAAACCCTAAACTCGTGGGTAAACCTAACCCCTTGGGTAAATCCTAAACCCTTGGGTAAACTCTAAACCCTGGGGTAAACCTTAAACCTTCGGATAAATCATAAACTCTAAATAAAAACACTAAACCCTAAAACTTTAAACCTTAAATTCTAAACCCTAAACACTTGAGTGTTTTAGTGTTTAGTGATTTTGATTTAGAGTTTAAGATTTATCCTAGAGTTTAAGATTTATCCTAGAGTTTAGGGTTTATCCAATGGTTTAGGATTTAGAGATTATGATTTAGGGTTTAATATTTTGCTGACGACGTTAAAAATATTTTTTTTGTAATTACTATTATTTTTTATTTATTTATTTTTACCTTTTAATTTTTTAAATAATAATATAATTTGACAATATTTTATTTCTTTTTTAAAAGATATCGAATATGAAATAACACAATCCTATTGGTTGGTAAACCTAAGGGGTGGTGAACCCAAGAATAAGTCATTTGTTTATCTCTATCGAACCAGAATTGGTCCCTGGTCTCTGATGTACGTCGACCAATAGAAAGGATCAAATAAATAATATCTATCAATTTGATAACAATATTGTTAATTAGAGTTAAGCAGAAAAAAAGAAGAAAATATTGTTCATTAGAGTCACGGGAACAATTGAAAAAGTTATACTATTGTTATTTCAAAGGGATGATGCGACAAAAGGTCAATGGGAGAAGAGGTGTTGACAATGGAATAAATAATAAAAGAATGATTAAACATTAAACATATCACATACGTTTGCACTTAATCTAATCTGAATATTAGCTGTTTTCTTATAAATAGTTAATTGATAGTATCCTCCATTAAGGAATTGCTAATTATCGATTGAAAAACTACGGAGTGGTTACCTATATTTTGTGTGTTTTTGAAGGTGGCCTATCTTTCTTTAGAAAAGGTGCATTCCATTTTCATCATTTATTGAATATCACCCTGTCCAAGTATGAGCTCTATCAAAAATTTCATCAAAATCCAGTTAGTTTTCCTACTCAATCGATTTTTGCAACTATAGATCATTTTTTGTTTTCAAAGGTTTCACCGCAACTAGATTATTATCAATTTGC includes:
- the LOC106296750 gene encoding probable WRKY transcription factor 70; translated protein: MDIASNNKAIKLKVRDQLLQCHEMTTKVQQLLSQDGSDLGPAKDLVEKILGSISDTISALDSFEPISPSDLVTAAEGSQNASCDNDGKLEDSGDSQKRLGPVKGKRGCYKRKKKSETWTVESTVLEDTFSWRKYGQKQILNAKFPRSYFRCTHKYTQGCKATKQVQKLESEPRMFSITYIGNHTCNTNEVTPKIKPCIHHDEIITDSEEIQSPSLMTSMKEEEENHHHGSSTESDLQLVWQEMLVFAEEHHHHHEAVYGCGETSTSINGLDSADLWSCQQFSV